The Vigna radiata var. radiata cultivar VC1973A unplaced genomic scaffold, Vradiata_ver6 scaffold_290, whole genome shotgun sequence genome has a window encoding:
- the LOC106754308 gene encoding disease resistance protein At4g27190, producing MDTIASVASSVAAPLLRNITYVLMYSTYLTELETEIKRLQSEEKEVRHTVEAAKRGGEEIEDTVRDWFDRVRAAVEQGQAFLEEEERERVGCMDVYSKYTNSQRARTLVEIVREVRKETFDRVSYRRALRCNVGPAAREYVAIQSRTVMLNDVVKMLKDGGVDIVGVYGVAGVGKTAMVKELAWQVEKDGLFDVVVMATVTNSLDVGRIRNEIADGLGLKFDELTELGRASRLRQRIRQEQRILVVLDDLWGKLDLTKIGVPFGEDYKGCRCQLLVTSRNRNMLSSNFGSGKFCRLDVLSEDESWELFEKRAGDAVKDPSIQSVAEKVAKSCGGLPLLIVTVVEELKNKDLYAWKDALEQITSFELEGCLYSPLRSAIELSYDHLESQELKTFFLLLGSIGNGCSTRDLLVFGWCLGLHKQVDSLADGRNRLYKLIDNLRAACLLLDEGKRDSVVTLEVVRHVANSIATRVKPFFTVQRNKEFKWPRMDFLGSCHHIFLDWCYIRELPEVLECPKLKILQINSQGNYLKIPDDFFVHMKELKVLSLGGLDCTPSLPPSLSLLTDLQALYLCECKLEDIATVGEITSLEILNLEKSELKELPAKIGGLSNLRLLDLTDCPTLGGIPGNVISRLTRLEELYMGNCDVQVEAKERKSQNNDSSLSELKHLNQVTILNVQIEDTSVFPRDMLSFGRLESYKILIGDGWKWSGVESENYKTSRLLKLNSGADPTILKDYGIKMLMNKAEELYLAELKGVREVLYELNDEGFSQLKHLCILNCAEMESIIGSTEWAYCDHAFPNLESLILHNLINMERICSDPLPAQAFRNLQVIKVKDCDRMEFVFSHSMVKHLSELVEIEISECKSMTNILSGQRQEDADAGQTNKISLINLRSLTLQCLPSLVSFSPDSSTQASENGNGFSSQLFSNKVEFPNLETLKLYSINIQMIWINHHHSYFENLTSLTVDGCERLTYIFSYPVAVKLVKLQHLLLSSCKFVENIFVPDENLGHVHHFRKSIHKELVPIFPNLETFVISQMDNLKAIWPDLLPQNSFCKLKKMEIESCSNLLNVFPCHVLDKLQSLESLNVWKCMALEVVYEIDGINTEHEGSSQEGLDIPLRTLSLGNLPKLKHLWNKDPQGNIKFQNLFMVQASKCQSLKYVFPLSLAKDLLHLQFLEINDCGVEEIIASDKGGVGAAFGFVFPKLVSIKFFNLPDLRCFCDGNHNLRFPLLNQFFAVECPRMETFSRGILRASILRKIHLTREGDQWYWQGDLNTTIRKLFNRGTQVLVV from the exons ATGGATACTATAGCGAGCGTGGCATCAAGCGTGGCTGCACCCCTGCTGCGAAACATCACCTACGTGTTGATGTACAGCACTTACCTGACAGAGCTGGAAACGGAGATCAAGAGGCTGCAGAGTGAGGAGAAGGAAGTGAGGCACACGGTTGAAGCCGCCAAAAGGGGCGGTGAAGAGATCGAGGACACCGTTCGTGACTGGTTCGACAGAGTGCGTGCAGCTGTGGAGCAGGGGCAGGCATTCCTTGAGGAGGAAGAGAGGGAAAGGGTAGGATGCATGGACGTGTACTCGAAGTACACCAACAGCCAGAGAGCGAGAACCTTGGTGGAGATTGTGAGGGAGGTAAGGAAAGAGACGTTTGATCGTGTTTCCTATAGGCGTGCCTTAAGATGCAATGTTGGTCCAGCTGCAAGAGAGTATGTTGCTATTCAATCGAGAACTGTGATGTTGAATGATGTTGTGAAGATGCTGAAGGATGGTGGGGTGGACATTGTTGGAGTGTATGGAGTGGCTGGCGTGGGGAAAACTGCAATGGTGAAGGAATTGGCGTGGCAGGTTGAGAAGGATGGCTTGTTTGATGTGGTGGTGATGGCCACCGTGACGAATTCGCTGGATGTGGGAAGGATCCGGAATGAGATTGCTGATGGGTTGGGGTTGAAGTTTGATGAGCTGACGGAGCTGGGGCGAGCGAGCCGGTTGCGCCAGAGGATTCGGCAGGAGCAGAGAATCCTTGTGGTGTTGGATGATCTGTGGGGGAAGCTTGATTTGACAAAGATTGGTGTGCCTTTTGGTGAGGACTACAAAGGTTGCAGATGCCAGTTGTTGGTCACATCCAGGAATCGTAATATGTTGAGTTCTAATTTTGGGTCAGGGAAGTTTTGTAGGCTTGATGTTTTGTCTGAGGATGAAAGTTGGGAGTTGTTTGAGAAAAGAGCCGGGGATGCAGTTAAGGACCCTAGCATTCAATCAGTGGCCGAAAAAGTAGCGAAGAGCTGTGGTGGATTGCCTCTTCTGATAGTCACAGTGGTGGAAGAATTGAAGAACAAGGATTTATACGCTTGGAAGGATGCGCTGGAACAGATAACAAGTTTTGAACTTGAAGGGTGTCTTTATTCTCCTTTGCGTTCTGCTATTGAGCTGAGTTACGACCATTTGGAAAGTCAGGAACTAAAAACTTTCTTCCTGCTTTTGGGTTCCATTGGAAATGGTTGTAGCACAAGAGATTTGTTGGTGTTTGGTTGGTGCCTGGGACTGCACAAACAAGTTGACTCATTGGCGGATGGGAGAAACAGACTTTACAAATTGATAGACAACCTGAGAGCTGCTTGTTTGTTACTTGATGAGGGGAAAAGAGATTCTGTCGTGACGCTTGAGGTGGTTCGACATGTCGCTAACTCTATTGCGACCAGGGTCAAACCTTTCTTTACTGTGCAGAGAAACAAGGAATTTAAGTGGCCCAGAATGGATTTCTTAGGAAGTTGTCATCATATTTTCTTAGATTGGTGTTATATCCGCGAACTTCCTGAGGTGTTAGAATGTCCCAAGTTGAAGATACTCCAAATAAATAGTCAAGGTAACTATTTGAAAATCCCTGATGATTTCTTTGTTCATATGAAAGAGTTGAAGGTGCTGAGTTTAGGAGGACTAGATTGTACTCCATCGCTCCCTCCGTCTCTCAGCCTCTTGACAGACCTCCAAGCATTGTATCTGTGTGAGTGCAAGTTGGAAGACATAGCTACTGTCGGGGAAATCACAAGTTTAGAGATTCTCAACTTGGAAAAATCTGAGCTTAAAGAGCTCCCTGCAAAAATAGGCGGATTAAGTAATCTTCGGTTGCTAGATTTGACCGATTGCCCAACACTAGGAGGAATTCCTGGCAACGTGATTTCGAGGTTGACAAGATTGGAAGAGCTTTACATGGGAAACTGTGATGTTCAAGTGGAGGCTAAGGAAAGAAAAAGCCAAAACAATGATTCGAGTCTAAGTGAGTTAAAGCATTTGAATCAAGTAACAATTTTGAATGTCCAGATAGAAGATACTTCAGTTTTTCCAAGAGACATGCTTAGCTTTGGGAGACTAGAAAGCTACAAGATTTTGATTGGAGATGGTTGGAAATGGTCTGGGGTTGAGTCTGAGAATTACAAAACTTCAAGACTTCTGAAGTTAAATTCGGGTGCAGACCCAACCATTCTAAAGGACTATGGGATAAAGATGTTGATGAATAAGGCTGAAGAGTTGTATTTAGCTGAACTGAAAGGTGTTCGAGAAGTACTCTACGAATTGAATGATGAAGGGTTTTCGCAGTTGAAGCATCTCTGCATCCTAAACTGTGCTGAAATGGAGAGCATTATTGGATCAACGGAGTGGGCTTATTGTGATCATGCCTTCCCAAACTTGGAATCATTGATCCTTCACAATCTGATTAACATGGAGAGGATATGCAGTGACCCTCTTCCAGCACAGGCCTTTAGGAATCTACAAGTTATCAAAGTAAAGGATTGTGATAGGATGGAGTTTGTTTTCTCGCATTCCATGGTTAAACACCTTTCTGAACTTGTTGAGATTGAGATTTCTGAATGCAAATCTATGACCAATATCTTATCTGGGCAAAGACAAGAGGATGCTGATGCGGGACAAACCAACAAGATCAGCCTCATCAACTTGCGTTCACTTACTCTACAATGCTTACCTTCCCTTGTTAGTTTCTCTCCTGACTCAAGTACTCAGGCTTCTGAAAACGGCAATGGTTTCTCCAGTCAACTTTTTAGTAACAAG GTTGAATTTCCGAACCTGGAGACCCTGAAGCTGTATTCAATCAATATCCAGATGATATGGATTAATCACCATCATTCTTACTTTGAAAACTTGACCTCTTTGACAGTAGATGGATGTGAACGGTTGACATATATTTTCTCATACCCTGTGGCTGTAAAACTTGTCAAGCTTCAACATCTTTTACTTAGTTCATGCAAATTCGTAGAAAACATATTTGTGCCGGATGAAAACTTGGGTCACGTTCATCATTTTAGAAAATCCATTCACAAAGAACTG GTTCCAATTTTCCCCAACCTGGAGACATTTGTGATTTCTCAGATGGATAATTTGAAGGCAATATGGCCAGACCTACTCCCTCAAAATTCGTTTTGTAAACTGAAAAAGATGGAAATCGAATCCTGCAGCAATCTCTTGAATGTGTTCCCATGTCATGTGCTAGACAAATTACAAAGCCTGGAATCACTGAATGTATGGAAGTGTATGGCATTGGAAGTTGTATATGAAATTGATGGTATAAACACAGAGCACGAAGGTAGCAGTCAAGAAGGGCTAGACATTCCACTGAGAACATTATCTTTGGGTAATTTACCAAAGCTAAAGCATCTTTGGAATAAGGATCCTCAAGgaaatatcaaatttcaaaacctGTTTATGGTACAAGCTTCTAAATGTCAAAGTCTAAAATATGTGTTTCCACTGTCTCTGGCCAAAGACCTTCTGCATCTCCAATTCCTTGAGATAAATGATTGTGGTGTAGAGGAAATTATTGCAAGTGATAAGGGAGGTGTAGGGGCAGCTTTTGGGTTTGTTTTCCCAAAATTAGTATccataaaattttttaatttgccAGACCTTCGATGCTTTTGTGATGGAAATCACAACCTCAGATTTCCATTGTTGAATCAATTTTTTGCTGTTGAATGCCCAAGAATGGAGACTTTCTCTCGGGGAATTTTAAGGGCATCGATCCTTAGAAAAATACATTTGACTCGGGAAGGAGATCAGTGGTACTGGCAAGGTGACCTTAATACAACTATAAGAAAGCTTTTCAATAGAGGTACGCAAGTTTTAGTTGTCTGA
- the LOC106754323 gene encoding G-type lectin S-receptor-like serine/threonine-protein kinase At4g27290 has protein sequence MDVYLLMLTVACISVPSLKTSIAVSFMEVSQSMSDGETLVSNDGKYELGFFSPGNSIKRYLGLWYKNIPVQKVVWVANKANPINDSTGILTLNTTGYLVLTQNGFLVWCTDSHKQAQNPVAELLESGNLVIRNKGDTDKEEYLWQSFDYPSDTLLPGMKLGWDLRTGFEWKYTCWKSPDDPSPGDFTRVLKLYNYPEIYIMNGTQKWFRFGPWNGLYFSGTPSLLNNTVFYFNMVINMNEIYYSYTLSNSETISFTVTNETGQASRYLWSEDDHNWRTIGYFPSEFCDTYGLCGPYGNCVRTQTQVCRCLKGFKPKAPKKWNLSDWRGGCVRNEALSCRGKDEDGFNKFEGLKVPDTTQTWLDVSIGLEECSVKCLSNCSCMAYANSDIRGAGSGCVMWFGDLIDMKQFETGGQDLYIRMPASQLEHVYSHNKIKTLPIVVSTVAAVCGVLLCTYLFCRIRRNKSEKSLAEELREKQVDDLDVQLFDLFTIATATNNFSIENKIGQGGFGPVYKGVLLDMQEIAVKTLSRSSWQGATEFINEVKLIAKLQHRNLVKLLGCCIQGQEKMLVYEYMENGSLDSFIFDDTKSNLLDWSQRFQIICGIARGLLYLHQDSRLRIIHRDLKASNVLLDKNLCPKISDFGLARIFGGDQIEGNTRRVVGTYGYMAPEYAVDGLFSVKSDVFSFGILVLEIVCGKKNRGLYHTDESLNLVGHAWTLWKTGRALELVDSSMKESYIIAEVLRCLHVSLLCVQQYPEDRPTMASVILMLETQMELVEPKEHGFTSRNVLAEDDLRLNSKDTSSINHVTITLLQAR, from the exons ATGGACGTTTATCTTTTAATGCTTACGGTTGCATGCATTTCTGTCCCTTCTCTCAAAACTTCCATAGCAGTAAGTTTTATGGAAGTGTCCCAAAGCATGAGTGATGGAGAGACTTTGGTGTCAAATGATGGAAAGTATGAACTTGGGTTCTTCAGCCCAGGTAATTCTATTAAACGTTACCTGGGTCTTTGGTACAAGAATATCCCAGTTCAGAAAGTCGTTTGGGTTGCTAATAAGGCCAACCCCATCAATGATTCCACAGGTATCTTAACACTCAACACCACTGGCTATCTTGTTCTTACACAAAATGGGTTTCTTGTTTGGTGTACTGACTCTCACAAACAAGCACAGAATCCGGTGGCAGAACTCTTGGAAAGTGGGAATCTTGTGATAAGAAACAAGGGAGACACGGACAAAGAAGAATACTTATGGCAAAGCTTTGACTATCCATCTGATACCCTTTTGCCAGGGATGAAGTTAGGATGGGACCTCCGAACTGGTTTCGAATGGAAATATACTTGTTGGAAGAGTCCAGATGATCCATCCCCAGGAGACTTTACTAGGGTTTTAAAACTCTATAACTATCCAGAGATTTATATAATGAATGGAACACAAAAATGGTTCAGGTTTGGACCTTGGAACGGCCTATATTTTAGTGGAACACCAAGTCTATTGAACAACACCGTTTTCTATTTCAATATGGTCATCAATATGAATGAGATTTACTACTCATATACCCTTTCAAACAGTGAAACCATCTCATTTACAGTAACAAACGAAACGGGTCAAGCGTCTCGCTATTTGTGGAGTGAGGATGATCACAATTGGAGGACGATCGGATACTTCCCGAGTGAGTTTTGTGACACTTACGGGCTCTGTGGACCCTATGGGAACTGCGTGAGAACCCAAACCCAAGTCTGTCGATGTTTGAAAGGTTTCAAACCAAAGGCGCCAAAAAAATGGAACTTGTCTGATTGGCGTGGAGGTTGTGTCCGTAATGAAGCGTTGAGTTGCAGAGGTAAAGACGAAGATGGGTTTAACAAATTTGAAGGGCTGAAAGTTCCGGATACTACACAAACTTGGTTGGATGTGAGTATCGGTCTTGAGGAATGCAGCGTCAAGTGTTTGAGTAATTGTTCTTGCATGGCCTATGCTAATTCAGACATAAGGGGTGCAGGCAGTGGATGTGTCATGTGGTTCGGAGATCTCATTGATATGAAACAGTTTGAAACTGGAGGACAAGATCTATATATCAGGATGCCTGCTTCACAGTTAG AACATGTTTATAGCCACAATAAGATCAAAACGCTTCCAATAGTTGTTTCCACCGTTGCAGCAGTTTGTGGTGTTCTATTATGTACCTATTTATTCTGCAGAATCCGCAGGAACAAATCTG AGAAATCATTGGCAGAAGAACTCCGTGAAAAACAAGTGGATGATCTTGACGTGCAATTGTTTGATCTATTTACAATTGCAACTGCCACTAACAACTTCTCAATAGAAAATAAGATTGGACAAGGTGGTTTTGGACCTGTGTACAAG GGAGTATTACTTGATATGCAAGAAATTGCTGTAAAGACTCTATCAAGGAGCTCATGGCAAGGAGCGACAGAGTTCATAAATGAAGTCAAATTGATTGCAAAACTTCAGCACCGAAATCTTGTAAAACTTCTTGGTTGCTGCATTCAGGGACAAGAAAAAATGTTAGTTTATGAATACATGGAAAATGGCAGCCTAGATTCCTTCATATTTG ATGATACAAAAAGTAATTTGCTAGATTGGTCTCAACGCTTTCAAATAATATGTGGCATTGCAAGGGGGCTTCTGTATCTTCATCAAGATTCCCGATTAAGAATTATTCATAGAGATCTTAAAGCAAGCAACGTACTTCTTGATAAAAATTTGTGTCCAAAAATATCGGATTTTGGATTGGCCAGAATTTTTGGAGGGGACCAGATTGAAGGAAACACAAGAAGAGTAGTTGGGACGTA TGGGTATATGGCACCAGAGTATGCTGTCGATGGATTATTTTCTGTGAAATCAGATGTCTTCAGCTTTGGCATTTTAGTGTTGGAGATTGTGTGTGGAAAGAAAAACAGAGGACTTTATCACACAGACGAGAGTCTTAACCTAGTTGGTCAT GCATGGACTTTATGGAAAACTGGGAGGGCATTAGAGTTGGTTGATTCGAGCATGAAGGAGTCATACATTATAGCAGAAGTTCTGCGATGTCTCCATGTTAGTCTTTTGTGTGTGCAGCAATACCCAGAAGATAGGCCTACAATGGCGTCCGTGATTCTAATGTTGGAGACTCAAATGGAACTGGTTGAGCCCAAAGAACATGGTTTCACTTCAAGAAATGTTTTGGCTGAAGATGATTTACGGTTAAATTCCAAAGACACAAGTTCAATCAACCATGTAACAATTACCTTGTTACAGGCACgataa
- the LOC106754324 gene encoding uncharacterized protein LOC106754324, whose amino-acid sequence MRSRDYICGEALSELKTEVRNLAAPVDSENPVDFVEAVRHSKWRIAMKAEIDTIEKNQTWELTSLPEEMKKLGVKWVFKTKLNEKGEVDKYKARLVAKGYAQQFGVDYNEVYAPMEKWDTIRSIIALAAQKKLALIPT is encoded by the coding sequence ATGCGAAGTAGAGATTACATATGTGGAGAAGCTCTTTCAGAGCTAAAAACTGAAGTAAGAAATTTGGCAGCGCCTGTGGATAGTGAAAATCCGGTTGATTTTGTTGAAGCTGTAAGGCATTCCAAATGGAGAATTGCAATGAAGGCAGAGATTGACACAATAGAAAAGAATCAAACATGGGAGCTCACAAGTCTACctgaagaaatgaaaaaacttGGGGTGAAATGGGTCTTCAAAACGAAACTAAATGAGAAAGGTGAGGTGGACAAATACAAAGCACGGTTGGTAGCCAAAGGGTACGCACAACAATTTGGTGTTGATTACAATGAAGTTTATGCACCAATGGAAAAATGGGATACCATTCGGAGCATCATAGCACTTGCAGCTCAAAAAAAATTGGCCCTTATACCAACTTGA